In Candidatus Cloacimonadota bacterium, the genomic stretch TTTTCTGATCGCTTCTCTAACCTTGAAAATATCTACTCCGATTTTCTCAGCAAATTTTGCCCATTCCAATGTGAGAGCAATGTTGGTAGCCCGATATGAATTTTCCATCACCTTTGCCAACTCAGAGGCATTAGTATTCTCCAACTCTGTTAACGGGAAATTTTTCGTATCTAAAACCCGATTTAGAAACTCTTTCGCCAATTCCTTACTCTTCTCGTTTACGCCAGAATAGACTCGCCAGAAGTTTCTGATCGACTTAACATAGTTTGCCCCCGGCATTACTCTTTCATAAGAATGAGCTATCAACGGCGGGTTCTTTTTAATATTTATCCCTCTTTTAATAAATTCTTCTTCTATGATCGGTTTTACAACTTTCTCACAAGTTCCCGGTGGAACTGTTGTTTCCACCAATATCATACATTCCGGTTGGATATGTTTACCGAGCGTTCGCATTCCATCACGAAAAGCTGATAGGTCACAGTACCCTCTCTCTGCTTCTCCAAAAGCCGGTTTAGTTGCATCGAGTTGAATATCTACAACAACTATATCGGCAACTTCAAAGGCATAATTCAACCAGGTTGCCCGGAAACTTTTCTTCTTTACAACAGTCCTCTTGAATATCTCCGGAACCTCATCATCGGATGATTTAACAGGCGAAACACCACTGTTTATTACCGGCACTTTCCAATAAGATCTGGCAGAAGCTCTCTGCTGACCATGAACGAAAAACAACGGTTCTCCTTTTTCATTTTCCGCATCTGCTATTACAGTTGCCATCATACAACCAACAAAACCCATACCCTGTACTGCAACTATTTTTCTTCCTAACTGTTTCTGCTCCTGAGTGATCTTTTCCAGCAATTTCCTCTCTTTTTGAGAATCCTTTTCAGTGGGGAGCACATATTCCTTCCCATCCGG encodes the following:
- a CDS encoding nucleotide sugar dehydrogenase yields the protein MKNISLAPDGKEYVLPTEKDSQKERKLLEKITQEQKQLGRKIVAVQGMGFVGCMMATVIADAENEKGEPLFFVHGQQRASARSYWKVPVINSGVSPVKSSDDEVPEIFKRTVVKKKSFRATWLNYAFEVADIVVVDIQLDATKPAFGEAERGYCDLSAFRDGMRTLGKHIQPECMILVETTVPPGTCEKVVKPIIEEEFIKRGINIKKNPPLIAHSYERVMPGANYVKSIRNFWRVYSGVNEKSKELAKEFLNRVLDTKNFPLTELENTNASELAKVMENSYRATNIALTLEWAKFAEKIGVDIFKVREAIRKRKGTHDNLLRPSLGVGGYCLTKDPVLANWAMNAIFNLNSSLKMAINSVNINDTMPLHTIELIKEEFPQLEDVVVCVLGVSYLEELGDTRHSPSETLVRILNESWAIAKVHDPYVDYWAEMENIPVLSDKKKALREADVIIFAVGHNEYIEYNPTEIVKLSGKKPLIIDCSNFLTDKKIGQYLQLGCKVKGVGKGHIGKSM